One genomic segment of Desmodus rotundus isolate HL8 chromosome 5, HLdesRot8A.1, whole genome shotgun sequence includes these proteins:
- the TMPRSS4 gene encoding transmembrane protease serine 4 isoform X1, producing MDPDSDQPLNSLDVTPLRKTRTSLETFKKVGIPIIAALLGLAITVIVAVFIKMILDKYYFLCGQTLHFIPRRQVCDGQQDCASGEDEQYCIKNFPDNGPPVAVRLSRDRSTLQVLDPATGTWASVCFNNFTEALAQTACGQMGFDRSGKPTFRAVKIGPVQDLDIVEVTTNSQDLQVQNSSGPCLSGSLVSLHCLACGKSLKAPRVVGGEKASVDSWPWQVSIQYNKQHICGGSILDAHWILTAAHCFRKHLVVSNWKVRAGSDKMGNFPSLPVAKIFVTEFNTTYPKEKDIALVKLQYPLTFSDTVRPICLPFSDEELTPATPLWVIGWGFTEPGGGKMSNILLQASVQVIDRIRCNAEDAYQGEVTKEMLCAGILEGGVDTCQGDSGGPLMYHSDLWQVVGIVSWGHGCGGPNTPGVYTKVTAYLNWVYSVRKSES from the exons GATCCTGACAGTGATCAACCCCTGAACAGCCTTG ATGTCACCCCTCTGCGCAAAACCCGCACTTCCCTGGAGACCTTCAAAAAGGTGGGGATCCCCATCATTGCAGCACTGCTGGGCCTGGCAATCACTGTCATCGTGGCTGTCTTCA TAAAGATGATCCTGGACAAGTACTACTTCCTCTGTGGGCAGACCCTCCACTTCATCCCCAGGAGACAGGTGTGTGATGGCCAGCAGGACTGTGCCTCAGGGGAAGACGAGCAGTACTGCATCAAGAACTTCCCCGACAATGGGCCTCCAGTGGCAG TCCGCCTCTCCAGAGACCGATCTACCCTTCAGGTGCTGGACCCAGCCACAGGGACCTGGGCCTCTGTCTGTTTCAACAACTTCACAGAAGCTCTGGCCCAGACAGCCTGTGGGCAGATGGGCTTTGACAG GAGTGGCAAACCCACCTTCAGAGCTGTAAAGATTGGCCCAGTCCAAGATCTAGATATTGTTGAAGTCACAACAAACAGCCAGGACCTTCAAGTGCAAAATTCAAGTGG ACCCTGTCTCTCAGGCTCCCTGGTTTCCCTGCACTGCCTTG CCTGTGGGAAGAGCCTGAAGGCCCCTCGGGTGGTGGGCGGGGAGAAGGCCTCTGTGGATTCTTGGCCTTGGCAGGTCAGCATCCAGTACAACAAACAACACATCTGTGGAGGGAGCATCCTGGACGCACACTGgatcctcacagcagcccactGCTTCAG AAAGCATCTTGTTGTGTCCAACTGGAAGGTGAGGGCTGGCTCAGACAAAATGGGCAACTTCCCATCCCTGCCTGTGGCCAAGATCTTTGTCACTGAGTTCAACACCACGTACCCCAAAGAGAAAGACATTGCTCTTGTGAAGCTGCAGTACCCACTCACATTCTCAG ACACAGTCAGACCCATCTGCCTGCCCTTCTCTGATGAGGAGCTCACTCCAGCCACCCCACTTTGGGTAATCGGATGGGGCTTTACAGAGCCAGGAGGAG GGAAGATGTCGAACATACTGCTGCAGGCATCAGTCCAGGTCATTGACAGGATTCGATGCAATGCAGAGGATGCATACCAGGGGGAAGTTACCAAGGAGATGCTGTGTGCTGGCATCCTGGAGGGCGGCGTGGACACCTGCCAG GGTGACAGTGGTGGGCCCCTGATGTATCACTCTGACCTGTGGCAAGTTGTGGGCATTGTGAGCTGGGGCCATGGCTGTGGGGGCCCAAACACCCCAGGAGTATACACCAAAGTCACGGCCTATCTCAACTGGGTCTACAGTGTCCGGAAG TCTGAATCATGA
- the TMPRSS4 gene encoding transmembrane protease serine 4 isoform X2, protein MDPDSDQPLNSLDVTPLRKTRTSLETFKKVGIPIIAALLGLAITVIVAVFIKMILDKYYFLCGQTLHFIPRRQVCDGQQDCASGEDEQYCIKNFPDNGPPVAVRLSRDRSTLQVLDPATGTWASVCFNNFTEALAQTACGQMGFDSGKPTFRAVKIGPVQDLDIVEVTTNSQDLQVQNSSGPCLSGSLVSLHCLACGKSLKAPRVVGGEKASVDSWPWQVSIQYNKQHICGGSILDAHWILTAAHCFRKHLVVSNWKVRAGSDKMGNFPSLPVAKIFVTEFNTTYPKEKDIALVKLQYPLTFSDTVRPICLPFSDEELTPATPLWVIGWGFTEPGGGKMSNILLQASVQVIDRIRCNAEDAYQGEVTKEMLCAGILEGGVDTCQGDSGGPLMYHSDLWQVVGIVSWGHGCGGPNTPGVYTKVTAYLNWVYSVRKSES, encoded by the exons GATCCTGACAGTGATCAACCCCTGAACAGCCTTG ATGTCACCCCTCTGCGCAAAACCCGCACTTCCCTGGAGACCTTCAAAAAGGTGGGGATCCCCATCATTGCAGCACTGCTGGGCCTGGCAATCACTGTCATCGTGGCTGTCTTCA TAAAGATGATCCTGGACAAGTACTACTTCCTCTGTGGGCAGACCCTCCACTTCATCCCCAGGAGACAGGTGTGTGATGGCCAGCAGGACTGTGCCTCAGGGGAAGACGAGCAGTACTGCATCAAGAACTTCCCCGACAATGGGCCTCCAGTGGCAG TCCGCCTCTCCAGAGACCGATCTACCCTTCAGGTGCTGGACCCAGCCACAGGGACCTGGGCCTCTGTCTGTTTCAACAACTTCACAGAAGCTCTGGCCCAGACAGCCTGTGGGCAGATGGGCTTTGACAG TGGCAAACCCACCTTCAGAGCTGTAAAGATTGGCCCAGTCCAAGATCTAGATATTGTTGAAGTCACAACAAACAGCCAGGACCTTCAAGTGCAAAATTCAAGTGG ACCCTGTCTCTCAGGCTCCCTGGTTTCCCTGCACTGCCTTG CCTGTGGGAAGAGCCTGAAGGCCCCTCGGGTGGTGGGCGGGGAGAAGGCCTCTGTGGATTCTTGGCCTTGGCAGGTCAGCATCCAGTACAACAAACAACACATCTGTGGAGGGAGCATCCTGGACGCACACTGgatcctcacagcagcccactGCTTCAG AAAGCATCTTGTTGTGTCCAACTGGAAGGTGAGGGCTGGCTCAGACAAAATGGGCAACTTCCCATCCCTGCCTGTGGCCAAGATCTTTGTCACTGAGTTCAACACCACGTACCCCAAAGAGAAAGACATTGCTCTTGTGAAGCTGCAGTACCCACTCACATTCTCAG ACACAGTCAGACCCATCTGCCTGCCCTTCTCTGATGAGGAGCTCACTCCAGCCACCCCACTTTGGGTAATCGGATGGGGCTTTACAGAGCCAGGAGGAG GGAAGATGTCGAACATACTGCTGCAGGCATCAGTCCAGGTCATTGACAGGATTCGATGCAATGCAGAGGATGCATACCAGGGGGAAGTTACCAAGGAGATGCTGTGTGCTGGCATCCTGGAGGGCGGCGTGGACACCTGCCAG GGTGACAGTGGTGGGCCCCTGATGTATCACTCTGACCTGTGGCAAGTTGTGGGCATTGTGAGCTGGGGCCATGGCTGTGGGGGCCCAAACACCCCAGGAGTATACACCAAAGTCACGGCCTATCTCAACTGGGTCTACAGTGTCCGGAAG TCTGAATCATGA
- the TMPRSS4 gene encoding transmembrane protease serine 4 isoform X3, giving the protein MILDKYYFLCGQTLHFIPRRQVCDGQQDCASGEDEQYCIKNFPDNGPPVAVRLSRDRSTLQVLDPATGTWASVCFNNFTEALAQTACGQMGFDRSGKPTFRAVKIGPVQDLDIVEVTTNSQDLQVQNSSGPCLSGSLVSLHCLACGKSLKAPRVVGGEKASVDSWPWQVSIQYNKQHICGGSILDAHWILTAAHCFRKHLVVSNWKVRAGSDKMGNFPSLPVAKIFVTEFNTTYPKEKDIALVKLQYPLTFSDTVRPICLPFSDEELTPATPLWVIGWGFTEPGGGKMSNILLQASVQVIDRIRCNAEDAYQGEVTKEMLCAGILEGGVDTCQGDSGGPLMYHSDLWQVVGIVSWGHGCGGPNTPGVYTKVTAYLNWVYSVRKSES; this is encoded by the exons ATGATCCTGGACAAGTACTACTTCCTCTGTGGGCAGACCCTCCACTTCATCCCCAGGAGACAGGTGTGTGATGGCCAGCAGGACTGTGCCTCAGGGGAAGACGAGCAGTACTGCATCAAGAACTTCCCCGACAATGGGCCTCCAGTGGCAG TCCGCCTCTCCAGAGACCGATCTACCCTTCAGGTGCTGGACCCAGCCACAGGGACCTGGGCCTCTGTCTGTTTCAACAACTTCACAGAAGCTCTGGCCCAGACAGCCTGTGGGCAGATGGGCTTTGACAG GAGTGGCAAACCCACCTTCAGAGCTGTAAAGATTGGCCCAGTCCAAGATCTAGATATTGTTGAAGTCACAACAAACAGCCAGGACCTTCAAGTGCAAAATTCAAGTGG ACCCTGTCTCTCAGGCTCCCTGGTTTCCCTGCACTGCCTTG CCTGTGGGAAGAGCCTGAAGGCCCCTCGGGTGGTGGGCGGGGAGAAGGCCTCTGTGGATTCTTGGCCTTGGCAGGTCAGCATCCAGTACAACAAACAACACATCTGTGGAGGGAGCATCCTGGACGCACACTGgatcctcacagcagcccactGCTTCAG AAAGCATCTTGTTGTGTCCAACTGGAAGGTGAGGGCTGGCTCAGACAAAATGGGCAACTTCCCATCCCTGCCTGTGGCCAAGATCTTTGTCACTGAGTTCAACACCACGTACCCCAAAGAGAAAGACATTGCTCTTGTGAAGCTGCAGTACCCACTCACATTCTCAG ACACAGTCAGACCCATCTGCCTGCCCTTCTCTGATGAGGAGCTCACTCCAGCCACCCCACTTTGGGTAATCGGATGGGGCTTTACAGAGCCAGGAGGAG GGAAGATGTCGAACATACTGCTGCAGGCATCAGTCCAGGTCATTGACAGGATTCGATGCAATGCAGAGGATGCATACCAGGGGGAAGTTACCAAGGAGATGCTGTGTGCTGGCATCCTGGAGGGCGGCGTGGACACCTGCCAG GGTGACAGTGGTGGGCCCCTGATGTATCACTCTGACCTGTGGCAAGTTGTGGGCATTGTGAGCTGGGGCCATGGCTGTGGGGGCCCAAACACCCCAGGAGTATACACCAAAGTCACGGCCTATCTCAACTGGGTCTACAGTGTCCGGAAG TCTGAATCATGA